A genomic window from Halorubrum trapanicum includes:
- a CDS encoding type II secretion system F family protein, with translation MSLDVDAGDGGVDANVLAELCYPAFELLFDPEGDFVADVERKLSEARMPDQVEMYVSLALAVGLLVGGALWALGTLVGYGVFSLGLIDPSSLSLGMPAPTPAIKELLRSLVVPTAVLLSGLIFGSIGFAIGFGGLVAVPYSRASSRKREINLLLADSVSFMYALSVGGLNQLEILRAMATAEDTYGEVSREFQSIVNETEYFGTDYRNAIRQQSMETPSDELSQFLADMLSIVNSGGDMESFLKDKKEKHLRTSKQEREMTLETLELFGEMYMTLSLFPLLLIIILVIMGMMGEADDRLLYATVYVLIPLVGAGFLVLVSTVKQDEPGDGYLQPDGGSERLRQTSQEGLFHFGLVEAFVGTFSVFDRIRDREGTHKTMEILSAPHLFLRENPLYTLALTVPAAVALVVVAAAAGSAPTTFDGWVARPVWSAFVWLYVPVYVVLIPLGFFYEWHQRSRRAVTGKLSETLRKLSSANDTGQTLLESVQTVSETSTGKLAEEFEVIHAKVNYGMSLRDALVEFNNSYAVPRLARTVKLITEAQEASSQITDVLTTAAQASENQDDIERERKSRTRMQVAIIVMTYVTLLGVMAILQTQFIDVMGDLVSQSDGGGGAGFGGGGGVDPDVLSMLFFHAVTIQAILSGFISGYIRDAELISGVKFAVILMTLALGVWIYVG, from the coding sequence GTGAGCCTCGACGTGGACGCGGGCGACGGCGGCGTCGACGCGAACGTCCTCGCGGAGCTGTGTTACCCGGCCTTCGAGCTGCTGTTCGACCCCGAGGGCGATTTCGTCGCGGACGTCGAGCGCAAGCTCTCGGAGGCGCGGATGCCCGACCAGGTCGAGATGTACGTCTCGCTGGCGCTGGCGGTCGGCCTGCTGGTCGGCGGGGCGCTGTGGGCGCTCGGCACGCTGGTCGGCTACGGGGTGTTCTCGCTCGGGCTGATCGACCCGTCGTCGCTCTCGCTCGGTATGCCGGCGCCGACGCCGGCGATCAAGGAGCTGCTCCGGTCGCTCGTCGTGCCGACGGCGGTGCTTCTCAGCGGCCTGATCTTCGGATCGATCGGGTTCGCGATCGGGTTCGGCGGCCTCGTCGCGGTCCCGTACTCGCGGGCCTCCTCCCGGAAGCGGGAGATCAACCTCCTGCTGGCCGACTCGGTGTCGTTCATGTACGCGCTCTCCGTCGGCGGGCTCAACCAGCTGGAGATCCTGCGCGCGATGGCGACCGCCGAGGACACCTACGGCGAGGTGTCCCGCGAGTTCCAGAGCATCGTCAACGAGACCGAGTACTTCGGCACCGACTACCGGAACGCGATCCGCCAGCAGTCGATGGAGACTCCCTCCGACGAGCTCTCGCAGTTCCTCGCCGACATGCTCTCCATCGTCAACTCCGGCGGCGACATGGAGAGCTTCCTGAAGGACAAAAAGGAGAAACACCTCCGCACGTCGAAACAGGAACGCGAGATGACGCTGGAAACGCTGGAGCTGTTCGGCGAGATGTACATGACGCTCTCGCTGTTTCCCCTGCTTCTCATCATCATCCTCGTCATCATGGGGATGATGGGCGAGGCCGACGACCGGCTGCTGTACGCGACCGTGTACGTCCTCATCCCCCTGGTCGGCGCCGGGTTCCTCGTGCTGGTCTCGACGGTGAAACAGGACGAGCCCGGCGACGGCTACCTCCAGCCGGACGGCGGCAGCGAACGGCTCCGACAGACGAGCCAGGAGGGGCTCTTCCACTTCGGGCTCGTGGAGGCGTTCGTGGGGACCTTCTCCGTCTTCGACCGCATCCGCGACCGCGAGGGGACCCACAAGACGATGGAAATCCTCTCCGCGCCGCATCTCTTCCTCCGCGAGAACCCGCTGTACACCCTCGCGTTGACCGTGCCCGCGGCGGTCGCGCTCGTCGTCGTCGCGGCCGCGGCCGGCTCGGCGCCGACGACGTTCGACGGCTGGGTCGCCCGCCCGGTGTGGTCGGCGTTCGTCTGGCTCTACGTCCCCGTCTACGTCGTCCTGATCCCCCTCGGGTTCTTTTACGAGTGGCACCAGCGCTCGCGCCGGGCGGTGACCGGGAAGCTCTCGGAGACGCTCCGGAAGCTCTCCTCCGCGAACGACACCGGACAGACGCTGTTGGAGTCCGTCCAGACCGTCTCGGAGACGTCGACCGGGAAGCTCGCCGAGGAGTTCGAGGTTATCCACGCGAAGGTGAACTACGGGATGAGCCTGCGGGACGCCCTCGTGGAGTTCAACAACTCGTACGCGGTGCCCCGGCTCGCGCGGACGGTGAAGCTTATCACCGAGGCGCAGGAGGCCTCCTCGCAGATCACGGACGTGCTGACGACGGCCGCGCAGGCCTCGGAGAACCAGGACGACATCGAGCGCGAGCGGAAGTCGCGGACCCGGATGCAGGTCGCGATCATCGTGATGACGTACGTCACGCTGCTCGGCGTGATGGCCATCCTCCAGACGCAGTTCATCGACGTGATGGGCGACCTCGTGAGCCAGAGCGACGGCGGCGGCGGGGCGGGCTTCGGCGGCGGGGGCGGCGTCGACCCCGACGTGCTCTCCATGCTGTTCTTCCACGCGGTGACGATCCAGGCGATCCTCTCGGGATTCATCAGCGGCTACATCCGCGACGCGGAACTGATCTCCGGCGTGAAGTTCGCCGTGATCCTGATGACGCTGGCGCTGGGGGTGTGGATCTATGTCGGGTGA
- a CDS encoding redoxin domain-containing protein, translating into MPDVGDDASDFTGSLVDGDIEPFALSDHLGDEPVVLAFFPAAFSNTCTDEMEALRDGFDRDDCTLFGVSTDLPHALGAYRAQYDLPFALVGDPDHRAIEAYDVIEAFEHYGVETVAQRAVFVIDADGTVTYRWLAESAGKEPDYDALAEAVADAAA; encoded by the coding sequence ATGCCAGACGTCGGCGACGACGCCTCCGACTTCACCGGATCGCTCGTGGACGGCGACATCGAGCCGTTCGCGCTCTCGGACCACCTCGGCGACGAACCGGTCGTGCTCGCCTTCTTCCCCGCCGCCTTCTCGAACACCTGTACCGACGAGATGGAGGCGCTGCGGGACGGGTTCGACCGCGACGACTGCACGCTGTTCGGGGTGAGTACCGACCTCCCGCACGCGCTCGGCGCGTACCGCGCGCAGTACGACCTCCCGTTCGCGCTGGTCGGCGACCCAGACCACCGCGCCATCGAGGCGTACGACGTTATCGAGGCGTTCGAACACTACGGCGTCGAAACCGTCGCACAGCGCGCCGTCTTCGTGATCGACGCGGACGGGACCGTGACCTACCGCTGGCTCGCGGAGAGCGCCGGGAAAGAGCCGGACTACGACGCGCTCGCCGAGGCGGTGGCGGACGCGGCCGCCTGA
- a CDS encoding DUF1405 domain-containing protein: MSRAERLRRLRRLRRQAVRRRVRAAIAEELLGTPRSLAVVCAFTAFMLAVGIGYYAPTAGEVPILLWPLYADSAVAVALGGAVLATLVATVRRGGDVTADAPASRPLAYLHTLAFVWLVQFGVWPVVSLNLAFGEYVAAPDAWIYYWGVIGTHLLFVGLALLFPAFGRTTRGALAAALALGVANVVVDYVFGFHPPLLYEPGPGLAVATLAIAVGSVALASRSFDRLGEDPD, translated from the coding sequence GTGTCACGCGCCGAGCGACTCCGACGGCTTCGACGGCTCCGCCGACAGGCGGTCAGGCGGCGGGTGAGGGCGGCGATCGCCGAGGAACTGCTCGGGACCCCGCGGAGCCTCGCCGTCGTCTGCGCGTTCACGGCGTTCATGCTCGCGGTGGGGATCGGGTACTACGCGCCGACCGCGGGCGAGGTACCGATTCTCCTCTGGCCGCTGTACGCGGACTCGGCGGTCGCCGTCGCGCTCGGCGGTGCCGTCCTCGCGACCTTGGTCGCGACCGTGCGGCGCGGCGGCGACGTCACCGCGGACGCCCCCGCGTCGCGGCCGCTGGCGTACCTCCATACGCTCGCGTTCGTCTGGCTGGTCCAGTTCGGCGTCTGGCCGGTGGTCTCGCTCAACCTCGCGTTCGGCGAGTACGTCGCCGCGCCCGACGCCTGGATCTACTACTGGGGGGTGATCGGCACGCACCTGCTGTTCGTGGGGCTCGCGCTGCTGTTCCCCGCCTTCGGGCGGACGACGCGCGGCGCGCTCGCGGCGGCGCTCGCGCTCGGCGTCGCGAACGTCGTCGTCGACTACGTGTTCGGCTTCCATCCGCCGCTGCTGTACGAGCCCGGGCCGGGACTGGCGGTCGCGACGCTCGCGATCGCGGTCGGGTCGGTCGCGCTCGCGTCGCGCTCGTTCGATCGGTTGGGCGAAGACCCGGACTGA
- a CDS encoding twin-arginine translocase TatA/TatE family subunit, with amino-acid sequence MVSATPLIGGIPAGPELLIILLVLVLLFGANKIPKLARSTGQAMGEFKKGREQVEEELKDMQDGEKADSTLDDEDDDLDELETETDKETST; translated from the coding sequence ATGGTAAGTGCGACACCACTAATCGGCGGCATTCCGGCGGGGCCGGAGCTCCTCATCATCCTGCTCGTGTTGGTCCTGCTGTTCGGGGCGAACAAGATCCCGAAGCTCGCTCGGTCGACCGGCCAGGCGATGGGAGAGTTCAAGAAAGGCCGCGAACAGGTCGAAGAGGAGCTGAAAGACATGCAGGACGGCGAGAAGGCGGACTCGACGCTCGACGACGAGGACGACGACCTCGACGAACTCGAGACCGAGACCGACAAGGAAACCAGCACGTAA
- a CDS encoding ATPase, T2SS/T4P/T4SS family, whose product MANEDAERSAPRSDPEGDRSASSAAESVATDPDAPDSDAAEADAADSDAATADGAETESGNRDETDDPADGASDLSEAAERDGTSDGAPVVTDRYSWRSLLAEHGHEDAAERVYADVPDAPAVPADAVALHLPNGAGEIVRAPGVDEPFEADGETEVPGHGTPDRGTLVVGTDAVVLDGAAVVPTGERVAAPAAPDRVENDDVGDDAAPEADAELGSAAESAGDADETETEVREAVDTSDETAANGETDATELDARGDEGDDERSDHDEAERLDSAPETVFDVPVGRGGVAGVVVASGGSVESVPSRAPTPEEWDRVDFDPGALLGFDPSETDYRFRAAAAVGDVLWDLCAARYDPYSVPVLKGYYTWDDYREEFFLDEEGNPPTEENEEGEAVPLEFTHEDKTEALGFDPDRTEELLGAGGGAAADLADLVEERTVDVNPEVDEDAFFSTDEGHTTLTNRYDLEKAVPMPKKTHFQEEERYWVNKPYAFVIVFRSRKENEAKYYAVQPYRTEIETDLTEFLTGKLRTSIKYADESIAGGDESFREEVIVEETRTLLDRYGLYEDEGEERGIADTLVDRFGIDPTEGIAGRIAESLGYEPPTEEPADPPKISARPEPALLAEDSRTLSAHQVEKLLYYLKRDFVGYERIDPIKYDINVEDISCDGYDSPVFVYHSEYEQIITNVYHGTDELDDFVVKLAQRSGKGISKRRPQVDATLPDGSRAQLTLGREVSDHGTNYTIRQFNDVPFTPIDLINWKTFSLDEMAFLWLSIENHKSLIFAGGTASGKTTSLNAVSLFIPSNAKIVSIEDTREVELPQRNWIASVTRPSFSDDDKGDIDEFDLLEAALRQRPDYIVMGEIRGEEGRTAFQVMSTGHTTYTTFHADSVGEVLKRFTTDPINVSKTMFTALDLVSIQTSTRVQGKKVRRNKSITEINHYDAENDEINVQDVFQWQAETDEFLQMGDSNTLEDIMFDRGWSRATLDEELRKRRVVLAYLIDRGLNSYAQVAATFQAFINDPETVLALMANEELERSLEDLREMESVLINVDREKEALVPRPKPDADGETEAAEILESAEDLFETYRGEVPDSVADALLEMNHAGDVEATPSDREALAETAREAEAADDDPAGPEPATNATDADDASATPPDAEGSAPSGTPSPDPAHGDFEGVSEAAGDGSGGPNRIDFGEPFDEGVDVLSSPAGPPERGADPGPDADLDVSEGFGAADSVAGEPSAETDDGDPDQDGGEFVQGADESDGTEGEGEIDNSEDEGEIDNSEDEGESGDGFDEGSADDIDDWGFDAVEPAEDG is encoded by the coding sequence ATGGCCAACGAGGACGCCGAGCGGTCCGCCCCCCGATCCGACCCCGAGGGCGATCGATCGGCGTCCAGCGCGGCGGAGTCCGTGGCGACCGACCCGGACGCGCCGGACTCGGACGCGGCGGAAGCGGACGCGGCGGACTCGGACGCGGCGACGGCGGACGGGGCGGAAACGGAGTCGGGAAATCGAGACGAGACAGACGACCCGGCCGACGGGGCATCCGACCTCTCGGAGGCCGCCGAGCGGGACGGAACGAGCGACGGCGCGCCGGTCGTCACCGATCGGTATTCCTGGCGGTCGCTGCTCGCGGAGCACGGCCACGAGGACGCCGCGGAGCGCGTGTACGCCGACGTGCCGGACGCGCCGGCCGTCCCGGCGGACGCCGTCGCGCTCCACCTTCCGAACGGCGCGGGCGAGATCGTTCGCGCCCCGGGCGTCGACGAGCCCTTCGAGGCGGACGGCGAGACCGAGGTGCCCGGCCACGGCACCCCCGATCGGGGGACGCTCGTGGTCGGCACCGACGCCGTCGTCCTCGACGGGGCCGCCGTCGTGCCGACCGGCGAACGGGTAGCGGCGCCGGCGGCGCCCGACCGCGTCGAGAACGACGATGTTGGTGACGACGCTGCTCCCGAGGCCGACGCCGAGCTGGGATCGGCCGCGGAGTCCGCCGGAGACGCGGACGAAACGGAAACAGAAGTACGGGAAGCGGTCGATACGAGCGACGAAACGGCTGCGAACGGGGAGACGGACGCGACCGAGCTAGACGCGCGTGGCGACGAGGGAGACGACGAGCGGAGCGACCACGACGAGGCCGAACGCCTCGACAGCGCCCCCGAGACCGTCTTCGACGTCCCGGTCGGCCGCGGCGGCGTCGCCGGCGTCGTCGTCGCGTCCGGCGGTAGCGTCGAGTCGGTCCCGTCGCGCGCGCCGACCCCGGAGGAGTGGGACCGAGTCGACTTCGATCCGGGGGCGCTCCTCGGGTTCGACCCGAGCGAGACCGACTACCGGTTCCGCGCGGCCGCCGCGGTCGGGGACGTCCTCTGGGACCTGTGCGCGGCCCGGTACGACCCCTACTCGGTCCCCGTGTTGAAGGGGTACTACACGTGGGACGACTACCGCGAGGAGTTCTTCCTCGACGAGGAGGGGAACCCGCCGACCGAGGAGAACGAGGAGGGGGAGGCGGTGCCGCTCGAGTTCACCCACGAGGACAAGACCGAGGCGCTCGGCTTCGATCCGGACCGGACCGAGGAGCTGCTCGGGGCGGGCGGGGGCGCCGCGGCCGACCTCGCCGACCTCGTCGAGGAGCGGACCGTGGACGTCAACCCCGAGGTCGACGAGGACGCGTTCTTCTCGACCGACGAGGGCCACACCACGCTGACGAACCGGTACGACCTGGAGAAGGCGGTGCCGATGCCGAAGAAGACGCACTTCCAAGAAGAGGAGCGCTACTGGGTGAACAAGCCGTACGCGTTCGTGATCGTCTTCCGGTCGCGGAAGGAGAACGAGGCGAAGTACTACGCCGTCCAGCCGTACCGGACGGAGATCGAGACGGACCTCACGGAGTTCCTCACCGGCAAGCTCCGGACCTCGATCAAGTACGCCGACGAGTCGATCGCGGGCGGCGACGAGTCGTTCCGCGAGGAGGTGATAGTCGAGGAGACGCGCACGCTGCTCGACCGCTACGGGCTCTACGAGGACGAGGGCGAGGAACGCGGCATCGCGGACACGCTGGTCGACCGGTTCGGCATCGACCCGACCGAGGGAATCGCCGGGCGGATCGCGGAGTCGCTGGGCTACGAGCCCCCGACCGAGGAGCCGGCCGACCCGCCGAAGATCAGCGCTCGGCCCGAGCCCGCGCTTCTTGCCGAGGACTCCCGGACGCTCTCCGCCCATCAGGTCGAAAAGCTGCTGTACTACCTGAAGCGGGACTTCGTCGGCTACGAGCGGATCGACCCGATCAAGTACGACATCAACGTCGAGGACATCTCCTGTGACGGGTACGACTCCCCGGTCTTCGTCTACCACTCCGAGTACGAGCAGATCATCACCAACGTCTACCACGGCACCGACGAGCTCGACGACTTCGTCGTGAAGCTCGCGCAGCGCTCGGGGAAGGGCATTTCGAAGCGCCGGCCGCAGGTGGACGCCACCCTCCCGGACGGCTCGCGGGCCCAGCTCACGCTCGGCCGTGAGGTGTCCGACCACGGGACCAACTACACGATCCGGCAGTTCAACGACGTCCCCTTCACCCCGATCGACCTCATCAACTGGAAGACGTTCTCGCTCGACGAGATGGCCTTTTTGTGGCTCTCGATCGAGAACCACAAGAGCCTGATCTTCGCGGGCGGCACCGCGTCCGGGAAGACGACGAGCCTGAACGCCGTCTCCCTCTTCATCCCCTCGAACGCGAAGATCGTCTCCATCGAGGACACCCGCGAGGTGGAGCTCCCCCAGCGCAACTGGATCGCCTCCGTCACGCGCCCCTCCTTCTCCGACGACGACAAGGGCGACATCGACGAGTTCGACTTACTGGAGGCCGCGCTCCGTCAGCGCCCCGACTACATCGTGATGGGCGAGATCCGCGGCGAGGAGGGTCGGACCGCCTTCCAGGTGATGTCCACCGGACACACCACCTACACCACGTTCCACGCGGACTCCGTCGGCGAGGTGCTCAAGCGGTTCACCACCGATCCGATCAACGTCTCGAAGACGATGTTCACGGCGCTGGACCTCGTCTCGATCCAGACCTCCACTCGGGTTCAGGGGAAGAAGGTCCGGCGGAACAAGTCGATCACCGAGATCAACCACTACGACGCCGAGAACGACGAGATCAACGTTCAGGACGTGTTCCAGTGGCAGGCGGAGACGGACGAGTTCCTCCAGATGGGCGACTCGAACACCCTCGAAGACATCATGTTCGACCGCGGCTGGAGCCGGGCGACCCTCGACGAGGAGCTGCGCAAGCGGCGGGTCGTGTTGGCGTACCTCATCGATCGCGGGCTCAACAGCTACGCACAGGTGGCGGCGACGTTCCAGGCGTTCATCAACGACCCGGAGACGGTCCTCGCGCTGATGGCCAACGAGGAGCTGGAGCGTTCGCTGGAGGACCTCCGCGAGATGGAGTCGGTGCTGATCAACGTCGACCGCGAGAAGGAGGCGCTCGTCCCCCGGCCGAAGCCGGACGCGGACGGCGAGACCGAGGCCGCGGAGATACTCGAGTCCGCCGAGGACCTGTTCGAGACGTACCGCGGCGAGGTGCCCGACTCGGTCGCCGACGCGCTCCTGGAGATGAACCACGCGGGCGACGTCGAAGCGACCCCGAGCGACCGCGAGGCGCTCGCCGAGACGGCCCGGGAGGCCGAGGCGGCCGACGACGATCCGGCCGGGCCGGAGCCGGCGACGAACGCGACGGACGCGGACGACGCGAGCGCGACGCCACCGGACGCCGAGGGGTCGGCCCCCTCGGGAACCCCGTCTCCGGACCCCGCGCACGGCGACTTCGAGGGCGTCTCCGAGGCGGCCGGCGACGGCTCCGGCGGCCCGAACCGGATCGACTTCGGAGAGCCCTTCGACGAGGGGGTCGACGTGCTATCGTCGCCCGCGGGCCCGCCCGAGCGGGGCGCGGACCCCGGCCCGGACGCGGACCTCGACGTGAGCGAGGGGTTCGGCGCCGCGGACTCTGTCGCGGGCGAGCCCTCGGCCGAAACCGACGACGGAGATCCGGATCAGGACGGCGGAGAGTTTGTACAGGGAGCTGACGAGAGCGACGGCACCGAGGGCGAAGGTGAGATTGACAACTCTGAGGACGAAGGTGAGATCGACAACTCTGAGGACGAAGGCGAGAGCGGCGACGGTTTCGACGAGGGATCGGCCGACGACATCGACGACTGGGGGTTCGACGCCGTCGAGCCCGCGGAGGACGGGTGA